In the genome of Lactuca sativa cultivar Salinas chromosome 3, Lsat_Salinas_v11, whole genome shotgun sequence, the window ATTGCACATACATACAAAGGAGTTATACTAGCCACTAACATACTTGTACTCTAACAATACTTATATCCTAACATGTAAAGGATATACAATGGGATACATGGCATAATCAGAAACTCACTTGAATCGTAGAACTGAAGAAGCACAACATCACTCTAACTCCTTGCACTGATCAATCCTGTAAATTGACTAATCACCAAAGGATATGAATCCTCAGACAAGATCCCAAATCCTCCAAGTTTGACCcccaagtcaaactggtcaaaagtcaacatCGAAGGTCGACAAAGTCAACGCCACATCGTGGACTCTCCTTGGTCATGTGGTGGGAACGCAAAGTCAAAATAGTCAACATGTAGGGCATTGCCATGTCGTGGGCTCACCTTGGCTATGTCGTGGCAATGCCAGGACAAAACAGTCGTTGATCTAAACCTCACCACGTCGTGGCTATCCATTGGACACATCGTGGCCACTGACAAAGTGCCATTTTTCTCATTGAGAGCTTAATCCTTACAAATCAAGGCTCATACTTCCAGATCTACTTCTTCTCAacgacttaatggataaagtttcaagGCAAGATCCTAAACTATAagtccattaagctcttaatatgaCCAAAACTTGAACATGGGaccaagaacactcaagataAGACCCATTTTCTCCATTAACAGAAGTTCATGACCACAACAATCCCATAATAAGCTCTGGAGTTCCCCTAAACTCCAAGAACTTTCAATAAGGGACCACAACCACTCATTAAAGACCTTAAACATGAATCTTGAAAGAACAAGGTCaaggtgcaagctttttacctccaaaggtCCAGAAACTTGAAGAAGATGGTGGATCTAGTCTCACTCTATTCTTCTTTGCACTAAGAAAGAGTTCCTTTCTTTACAAGCTTCACCAAGACAAGAGGAACTATTTCAAAATCAAGCCACCAAGCTCATAACCATGGAAAGAGGCTAGGTTTTCTTTTGGAAAGATGAAGGCTGAAGAGGATGCACTAAAATAGgagttaaggtgcttaaatatggataaaaccctaaaaatccatgGGCTTGGGCTGTCGTGCTTGCTACATCGTGGCGCTCACCCAAACACATGATCCTCGTCTTTGCATGCAACGTCGTGACACTCCATGCATTACGTGGTGGCAATGGTTTTCCTCAAAAACCATGCATTAGACTCCTTTATATCATCCACTAATGCATTCTAGGAGACGAGTGTTACAATATGTAATTAGTAATATCCTTTTATAATGACTCTTGGGTAATGATCTGTTAACAAATATATACCACATGAGGATACAAGTAGTATATGTAGACCACCCCACCCTTTCCATGAACTTACCACCCTTAAGGGTCTCTCCAATTCTAGTTGACCCAATATTTGTAGTAATTGGACCAATACCCAAATCAAGGGCTTCTTCTAGCCCCTCTTTCTGGCCTACCTACTATTGGACAACACCAATAACCATATCAACACAATAATGGTTGGCCTAATGGCCAACAACATGTAGTCTTCGACCCACTTACATTGGCTCTTATACACGGTCAAGCCTCTACGTTACTCATTCATTTACGCCACCTCTATGGACTTTGTTCATACTTGGTGTCATCATTTAAAGATCAAGAGACTTCACTCTTGTTAATGTTTAATTTGATATCTTTGGTATCTAAGAAATGTAGGACGATAAATGGATTATGGAGCCATGTATCATCTTTATGTTAATGCAAGTATGCTTAGTTATATTACTAATGCTATCCTTCTAAATCCAAATCCACATTGTACCCTTTCTCTTAACCACATTCTCATAACCccccaaataaataaaaaatcaatttatgTATGTTTTTTACTTAGGATAACAAATGTTCTAGTGATTTTGAAGAATTTTAGATTTTATATGAAGGATTATCGGACCCGTCAAACCCTCCTTCTATATTACATCACATGTGATATTTTTCTCATCACCAAGTCAACCCCTCAAGCTCTTTCTATTTCGCTCCATCAATTTGACATAAGCATCCTGTCACTACAGTCATCCAATTTTTCAACATTTAATTCCTAATAATCTTGTATGATCAAATAATCTTCAAATTGGTATCAAAATTATCAATTAGGCAGACATGTTAAACTACCGTTTTCTTTGTCTTAGTTAGATGCGACTTGTCATTTATGCATGTTCCTCAATATTAAAATCTCCTAATATGTTCCTACTTGTCATTTACACATCTGCTAAAACATTCTTTCATTAATATATAGTTAAGACTCTATATCTCATATACATTGTTCTATAATTTGCTTGATATTCCTTATTAAGCTCCAATTCATAATTTCTCTACCAAATACCTTATCATTAAGCAAAATTCATAATGTTTATACCAAATATGTCATGACCTAACAATAATAGTCATTTTTAATGTATCTCACATTGGTACGGTACGATCCTATAAGTGACTATATATGTTGGAGTTCACCTTCTCTCCATAAATGTTATTTTAAAGAGACAATCTTAGGGTCCAAATATATCATAAATGTGGCTTGACACATCCCTTGTCTATCATCATCTACCATTCGTCGCTGAAGGGGAATATTATTATATCATATATTAGTGTGACACGAATATAAGTAAATATATGTTAAAGCCCACTTTCTCTCCATAAGGATTCTGTTGGAGAGACAATATTGGACTCAACATCATTTATGACAGTTGATCCGtatacaacaattttttttcatacacaacaattggtgctttaaaatgttgtattgtacaactatataatgcatgaattgttgtgtatagcaaaaaactgttgtgtacgaatcacttcccATCATTTATCTTACAAAATGTACCATATAAGTTTTATTTTTGGGTAAAGAAAAATCTTCGGAATATCTAAAATATATAACCTCATATTTCGCGAAACTTTTTGATGTATACAAGGTACCAAAAGCAACAAGTATCCTAACGTGACATGGGATTTGTCAATTCAACCATTTTGGAGAAATATTTATAATActgaataaaaaaaattgttagcaTATAATATATTACGCGTTTACATTGTTGTTTTTATTAAAACAAAACATTATGAAATAGTGTAAATTAGACACCAACAATGACATATTCAGTTGACCTTTGTTGTTTCACCATAAAATGGCAGTCCATTGTCGTATCTTCATGGATAAATGTTTCAAAAAACTAAACATCATATTTACTATAAAGAAAGTAAAGCATTTAATAAGTAGTTACTAAACATCATATTTACTGTAAATCCAATTTTGACATTTGCGAGCCATACATTTGGGAACACGTCTATTGCATCTTCCCCACCAATAATTCAATTTCAACACCCACCCCACCCATAAGGACACAACCACAAACACAATAATCTTTTTCTAATGATTTCTGACGTACAACTCTTATTGCATGAAGTATAAGTCGTTATAGGGCACTTGTTTTGTGTTCGGTTGTTCTGATTTGTTTCAAGAGTAAATTAACCGAAACTTAACCTTGATCAAGAAACTCAACTTATGCATCGTCTTTTATTGCATAATATACAAGTTATTAAGACATTTTATCCATTCGTTATTATCACGTTACAATTTGTATGATGCAAGGTACAAGTCGAACTAACATGATGCTATTGATtgataaaaacaaagaaaaagacagcttaaaattatttaataaaattagttATATATCTCAAACCCTGTAATCCAATCATTTCATTGATTTATCTTCATAGCAACAAGAAAGAAAAATGGGAGCTCAGTGGTCTAAACAAGTGGAACGCCGGAAATTGATCGCCGACGAGAAGAAAACTTTAAAAGATCTAGAAGAGAGCTCAGGCTGCGTCTTTCCCGGCTGTGATCACCGCCCAGCCGACCGGAAAAACTGGATTTCCGGCCTCAACCCGGAGAAAGTTCACATTAACAAGATTGTTTGGCCAGGAACCCATGATTCCGGAACCCATAAGATCGGAATCAAGATGGTTTCTCGACCATTCGCTCAGTGTCAATCTTTATCCATTTACCAACAACTCGTACTAGGAACACGTCTTCTCGACATTCGAGTCAACGAGAATCGGAAAGTCTGTCATGGAATCCTCGCAACATTCGCTATTGACGTTGTTATCAACGACGTGAAGAAGTTTCTATCAGAAACTGAATCTGAGATCATAATTCTTGAGATCCGAACTGAATTTGGTCATAATGATCCACCGGAATTCGAGAAACACTTGGAGGAGCAACTTGGTGAATACTTAATCCATCAAGATGATCATGTTTTCCAAAAAACAGTGGCGGAGATTCTACCCAAAAGAATTATATGCGTTTGGAAGCCCCAAAAATCCGACCCACCGAAAGCGGGTAGCCCGTTTTGGAGTTCGGGTTATTTGAAAGATAATTGGATCGACACTGATTTACCTGCGACAAAATTCGAGAGTAATCTGAAGTACTTGGGTCAACAACAACCGGTGACTTCCCGGAAATACTTTTACAGGGTGGAGAATACGGTGACACCACAAGCAGATAACCCGGTTTTGTGTGTGAAACCGGTTACGAAACGGATCCATGGGTATGCGAGGTTGTTCATAACACAGTGTTTTTCCAGAAATATAGCGGATAAATTGCAGGTTTTTTCCACAGATTTCATTGATGAGGATTTTGTTGACGCTTGTGTTGGTCTTACTTGGGCGAGGGTCGAAGGGAAGGCTTAAATTAATCTCTTTCAATGGTAAATCAATGTTAATATGTTTGTATTATGCATTAAAAGGCATTGTTTCCTTTTTGTGTTGTAACAACAGTTTGCGTTTTTATATGATGAGTGTTACGTGCAAAAGATTGttttaatccaagctataaagaAGCTTTTGTTACATATAAGACAACCTAAAAAAATAAAGTCTTCAACCTTGGATTAGGTACAATCGCTCCATTTATGCATATACCTTATGTGTTTTTGCATTAAACTAGGTTTAGAAACTGTCGTGTATGTACTTGAATATTGATTGTATTTGGGTGTTGTGGTAGAATATTTTTTGTTGTTGGACAATCTTTTTCTATTTTGACCATTTGGGACCAAACAAAGCTTTGACCAAATTCGTCCCACCTACCTCCCGAAATCGGCTCCCCACGCATTCCGTGCCCCGACCCAAATATTGACCCGAAGCATGTGGATATAGAATTTATCGGCGACCAGTAGAGAGCCCGTTTCAATAACCAATATTGTGTTtgagaaaaatatatatatagcaGTTAATTTTGATCTAAAATATTAGATCGGTAGGCGGATTACAATTTATGTATACAATTTGTTCAACGCAGAAAATAAAAACCGGTTCATCATCACGGCCGGTCCAAACATAGGCGATCCAAACAATCGCCTAGGACCTACGTCTTTAAGGTATTGGAGAGTTTGGAGTAGTATTTACGGTTTGTGGTTTGGGGCTTGGGTATTGGAGACGGCTAGTGTTCAAGGTCAGGGATCAAGGAAAAAGCTAGTTCGTTAGTTTCAATATCATAAGTAAGTTCGAGGGTGGGGAAAAAAGCTAGTTCGTTGGTTTCAACGAtgctattttttgcatttaaccCAACTCGTAATGCTAATAGTTTTAGCATTTAACATAGATAATTAGTGTTgcatttgtttgtttgttttttttttgtttttttttttttttttttttttgcatgatCATAATGCTCAATTTAACCCATATCTTATTAGTAAAAATTTATGTAAGAAATTACCATTGTAAAAATTACCCATGGATAAAATCTTCCAATAATGGTTGCACTCGAGGGTCATCGCTACTACCACGAGGGTCATCGCAACTACCTGCTGATGTTTAGGCCATTATTTTGTTAAAATCTAAAAGGTTAGAGTAAGGCATTAATCTATGTATCCATCTTTAATGCTTTTCATTCCCTCTTCATAGTCACTTATTTTCTGTCcatcaaaaactaaataaaagggaaaaaaaagtaaaaatattgTTAATCTATGTCTCTCTCTCTTCCTTTTGATCCATGGATAATTTGTTCGATATGCAAGTTAATCGCTCTGTCAAAATCTAGAAGAACTTACAAAATGTAGTCCTATAACTAAAAATATACATGATAGAGAAGATTAGATGGATGAATGTATCATGCTATGAAGACTTGCATTCCTCTGCTTAAAAGACATATAAACAGAAAACAAAGCAAGTGTAAGATGACTTGTTTCATAATGGTTAAGAAATTTGAAACATGGTACTTTGGAAAACTTTTTGTCCATATAATAATCAAGACAACATGTTAAACTAAGACCCAAAATTTCTTCAAACCAAAAaaaatgttaaactaagaaccAAAACTTCTAAATTAACATCATATATTAATTTTTCATCAAAAAATAAGTGACCCTGTGAAGCAGCATCAGTATCTCGCATGAATAGCATAATTTGGTTTCTTCATTTTGATATAGACAGTAAAACCTCAAAACTACATTTTAGCTCTGGTTGCAAACATTATAGACGAAGCAAACATAATAGCCTCAGTGATATCCTAAATTACTTCCTCTAGGTTACCTGATTATCACAAAGTACATAGGAAGAATTAATGGAATttcaattaaaatataaaattgatGCTGACCATAAAATAGCGCTAAAAATGCATATAAAGAAGAGACACGAACAAACTGTTGGCAATTGCTTCCATGCCCTTAGCTTTACCTTCTTAGGAAGCATCACAGTTCAGCAGAAACATCTCCCATATAAAAAAGTTTCATGTTCAATGGTAAACAAGTAGACCACCAAAAGCTCAGTAGAAAAATCTcccatataaaaaaaatcatgttcAATGGTAAACAAGTAGACCACCAAAAGCTAACAAGGGGGATTGAAATTAAAATATGAGACCAAGACCTTTTGTGGATGATCATTGTCAGGTTCCATGGTTTTCCTTTATAGAAGAACAAAAGCAAAACAATCTCAGTCTTATATCAAAAATACTACAATTAAACATGCCATAATTGGAGTCATAAAATAGATTTTGaatttgcgaaaagaagggaaTAAGAGGCTGCATTAAGAAAACAACTTAAATTATGTATTGAGTTCACCCAAATCAAAGTTACTATTGACACTATAACCATATTTTAGTTTTAGGGTATAACTCCAAACAAATTGAAGGAGTCCCGTCCCAGAAATATGCCAATTAATTATAAAACGGAacaaataaataagaaaatatgaaaatcaaGTACGTGCTTACTCATATCGTAACGAATATAGCTCGTTAAAAGAGGCGGAAAATTCAAACAAAATAAAGCACCATATTTTTCATCCATGTTCTTGTTCCACGTCATGACTTCAATTTCATTCCTATACCTCCATTCAGTTCACCTTCCTGTCACAGTCATCAAAGATTCAAAAAAACTCACTGGATAGAAAAagaataagtatatatatatatatatatatatatatatatatatatatatatatatatatatatatatatatatatatatatatatatatatatatatatatatatatatatatatatatatatatatatatatgttggaatagtgtctaaggttgcaactatattagacaagtattttacctgattgtgcatggtccttttgggttgccttcaccatagcaacttgataggatgatttattatgagagaataaatattattaatatattatgagaataatataaggaataataatattgttatttgattaatataagtcatagaattaattaggattaatttggtgacttaaagagattaattaaataagagggtataaactatcatttgtttgatagttacactttagactataaatccttattggatgaagggtggacggattctagggctaaggatagcctcaaatcgtccaatgcttatctaaggaaaggatttggattactttaagagaagattatccaactagggtttaagttgaaacccttaaggagtctacaagtatacaTAGACCCCAtggtcaagggaaatcggcatcactTCAAAAGaagagaaaccctggccgaatttcttccctctcccctctctcaaatcatcttctttgctatttagtgtttgtaagccattagaggagtgacaattgtgactctagagctccaagacaacaagatcaaaacaagagattcaaaggtaaacttctagatccgattttgtattgttttatacctaattagtcattagaagtcttggattcaaagcatgtttaattagaaagcctagatccaagcattagggttttgcatgcgcacataggaaagttcttatggctaaaacccatcagtggtatcagagactagattggtttctattaaattattgcttgtttgtttgaatcttgtttgcaaatttcgaattttgtgTCTCTGTgtcataaactcgacgagtcccatggtggactcgacgagttggcctgaaTCGACaagtccagttgggaactcgacgagttcgagcgtcaggaaGGACCAGATTCaggattttttcatatttatcttatggaaacttgcctttatcatattagatcaaccttaatccgattttctgatata includes:
- the LOC111884277 gene encoding uncharacterized protein LOC111884277 → MGAQWSKQVERRKLIADEKKTLKDLEESSGCVFPGCDHRPADRKNWISGLNPEKVHINKIVWPGTHDSGTHKIGIKMVSRPFAQCQSLSIYQQLVLGTRLLDIRVNENRKVCHGILATFAIDVVINDVKKFLSETESEIIILEIRTEFGHNDPPEFEKHLEEQLGEYLIHQDDHVFQKTVAEILPKRIICVWKPQKSDPPKAGSPFWSSGYLKDNWIDTDLPATKFESNLKYLGQQQPVTSRKYFYRVENTVTPQADNPVLCVKPVTKRIHGYARLFITQCFSRNIADKLQVFSTDFIDEDFVDACVGLTWARVEGKA